GCACGAACCCGCCCAGAGTCGCGAGCGGCCCCGGGTCGGCCCGTTCTAGAGCGGCGCTGATCTCGGCGGCCACCTGGCGTTCGGCCTCGTGCCGCACGCGATCGGCGGCAAAGAGTCGGTCAAGGGCCTGCAGCGCCAACTCCCGGTCGCGCGAGCCGCGCATCAGCGCAGCCAGTTCGGCGACCAGCCGCTGGCGTTCTTCGGCTTCTACTGGCGAGTAGAGATAAATATCGAGTTCGGCCCAGTCCTGCATGGTCAGGGCCATCTCGCCGCTGCCTACCGTCTGGCCCATTTCGGCGAGGAGGTTCTTCAGGCTGTTCACTTCGTCGTGGGCGAGATGGCCATCGGCCCAGGCAGCAGCGATGACGACCTTGGCCAGGGCCATGGCGAGGAGATGTTTGGGCATGGGGGCCTGTTCCTCCGGTGGTGATTTTGGATTTTGGATTTTGGATTGCCGTACAGGGTGTGGTGCTTTCGTCTGGGGAGGCGCGAGGAAGGGTTATCTCTTCCCGCGCCTCACGGGTTCCGCTCGCGGCGTGGGGGCGCTGTGGCGCAGCCAGGACGTGTCTGCTGGCCGCGCCTCAGGCTGTGCGCATCGAGGCGGCGGCGCGCAGGTTCAGCTCCTCGATGCTCTGCTCGCGCATACGGAACTTCTGCACCTTGCCGGTGACGGTCATCGGAAAGCTGTCCACAAACTTGATGTAGCGGGGGATCTTGAAGTGGGCGATCCGCCCGCGGCAGAACTCGCGGATCTCCTCCTCGTCGGCGGTTTCGCCCGGCTTGAGCTTGATCCAGGCCATGATCTCCTCGCCGTAGCGTTCATCAGGCACGCCGATCACCTGCACGTCGCTGATCTTGGGATGGGTGTAGAGGAACTCTTCGATCTCGCGGGGATAGACATTTTCTCCGCCGCGGATGATCATATCCTTGATCCGCCCGACGATGTTGATGTAGCCCTCCTCATCCATCACTGCCAGATCGCCGGTGTGCATCCAGCCTGCGGCGTCAATCGCCTTGCGCGTGGCTTCCTCGTTGTTCCAGTAGCCAAGCATCACCGAATAGCCCCGTGTGCACAGCTCGCCGGTCTGGCCGCGGGGCAGCACCCTGCCGGTAACCGGGTCAATGATCTTGATCTCGACATGAGGATGCACCTGGCCGACCGTGCCAACCTGCTTCTCCAACGGCGCGCCGATGCGGGTCTGGGTGCTGACCGGGCTGGTCTCGGTCATGCCGTAGCAGATCTCCACTTCGCGCATGTTCATCAGCGAATGGACCTTGCGCATCACCTCGACCGGGCAGGGCGCGCCGGCCATCACCCCGGTGCGCAGGCTGCTGAGGTCGAAGCGGCTGAACTCAGGATGGTCGAGTTCGGCGATGAACATGGTTGGCACGCCGAAGAGGGCGGTGGCGCGCTCCTCCTGCACGGCCTGGAGCACAGCCAGGGGATCGAAGCCCTCGGAGGGGTAGATGATCGTCGCGCCGTGGGTGATGCAGCCGAGGTTGCCCATCACCATGCCGAAGCAGTGGTACAGCGGCACGGGGATCACCAGGCGATCCTTGTCGGTGAAGCGCATCAGTCGAGCGACGAAGTAGCCATTGTTGAGGATGTTGTGATGGCTGAGCGTCGCGCCTTTGGGATAGCCGGTCGTGCCGGAGGTGTACTGGATGTTGATCGGGTCGTCGAACTGCTGTTCGGCCTGGCGCGCGGCAAGGTCGGCGGGGCTGACCTGTTCGGCGACGGCGAGCACGTCGTTCCAGGTGAACATACCGGGGGCCGGTTCGTCGCCAAGGCGGACGACGGTACGCAGCTCGGGCAGGCGCGCCGCTGCCAGGCGCCCCGGTTGGGCCTGCCGCAACTCGGGCAGCAGCTCGTAGAGCATCGCGCTGTAGTCGGCGCCGCGGAACTGGGGGGCGAAGACCAGGGCGCTACAGCCAGACTGGTGCAGGGCATACTCGAGTTCGTGGAGGCGGTAGGCCGGGTTGATATTGACCAGGATGGCGCCGATCTTGCTGGTGGCAAGCTGGGTGATGAGCCATTCGGCGCGGTTGGGCGCCCAGATGCCCACCCGCTCGCCCCTGGCGATCCCCAGGGCCATCAGCCCGCGGGCGCAGCGATCCACTTCGGTCTTCAGATCGGCGTAGGTGTAGCACAGGCCCTGCTGGCGCACCACAAGGGCCTCGTTGTCGGGGAAGCGGGCGACAATGGCGTCGAAACAATCGCCGATGGTGATGCCCAGCAGGGGCACGTCGCTCGTTCCGCTCACGTAGCTCCAGCGCGTAGTCTCCATACTGACGCTCCTCCGCGTGGCTTCTTCGCCACGGATATGGGTGCGATGCGATGTGGGTGCAGGTAGTGTACCGCATCTCGGAGGGTTATGCCAGTGTGTTGAGGCATGAGCGGGGGGCGGAGCAATACCAGGCTCGCGTAGACGCTTGCGAATTGAAGGGCGGCGCGACGGCTTCACAGGCGCTTCCGCCGAGACTCGTTCCGCGAGCGTCCGCACGAACCTGGTATACGTCCTCACCCTTCCCCGCCTCGCTGCGCTCGGCGCCCCCTCCTTCTCCAGCCGGAGTGGAGAGGGAGGGGCCGGGGGAGGGTGAGGATCACGGGTCACAAAAGGAAAAGCGATGTTCCTGGGAGGACCGCGTCCTCCCAGATCCTCCCGCGAGCCCGGAGACGCGGGGCAACCCGGTTGCCCCGCGTCTCCAGGCCCTATGCATGATCCTCGTGTTCGGGGGGCAGCAGGGCGTCCCACCAGATTTTGCCGGAGCGTTTCTGCTGGAAATCCACGTGGATATGTTTGGGTTCGGTGTATTCGAGCATGCCCGCCACGCCCATCTCGCGCCCGATGCCGCTCTCCTTGAAGCCGCCAAAGGGCGCGTAGGGGTTGAGCATGTGGTGGTCATTGATCCAGATAGTGCCGGCGCGCAGGCGCCTGGCGACCTCGATGGCCTGCTGCACGTCGCGCGACCAGACCGAGGCGGCCAGGCCGTACATCGTATCGTTGGCCATGGTAATAGCGTCGCCGATCTCATCATAGCGAATCACGGCCAGCACGGGGCCGAAGATCTCCTCCTGGGCCAGGCGCGAGCGGTTGTCCACGTGGGTAAAGATGGTCGGTTCGAGGTACGGCCCCTTTTCGAACAGCTCGCCAACGGGTCGCCCGCCGCCGATGGCCAGGCGTGCGCCCTCTTCGCGTCCGATGCGGATGTAATTTTCCACCCGTTCGCGGTGGGCAAAGCTGATCAGCGGTCCAATGTCGGTATCGAGTTCCAGTGGATCGCCGATGCGCAACTGGCGCGTGCGGGCGACCATGCGCTCGACCACCTCGTCGTACATTGAACTGTGGACAAAGCAGCGCGTGCCGGCCTCGCAGAGCTGCCCGGCGTGGTAAAACATGGCGAACAGCGCGCCGTCAATCGCCTTGTCGAGGTCGGCGTCGGGGAGCAGGATGGTTGGCGACTTGCCGCCCAGTTCGAGGGTGACCTTCTTGATATGCGGCGCGGCGAGGGCCATAATGCGCCGGCCCACCTCGGTGGAGCCGGTAAAGGCGACTTTGTCAACTTTCGGATGCGCCACCAGGTAATCGCCGATGCTGCCGCCGGGGCCGGTGATCATGTTGAGCGTGCCGCGGGGCAGCAGGCCGGTCTCGTCAATCATACGGACCAGCTCGATGGAAGTGAGCGGAGCCTGGGTTGCCGGTTTGAACACCACGGTGTTGCCGGTGGCCAGGGCCGGGCCGAGCTTCCACACGGCCATGCAGAAGGGGTAGTTCCAGGGGATAATCTGCGCGCAGACGCCGAAGGGATCGCGCCAGACAAAGCTCCAGGTGAGAGTGGGGAAGTCGTTCCAGGGCAGCGGCTCGTAGGGCGAGCGCCGGGCCAGTTCGGCGAAGACGCGCATCATGTGCAGGCCGAGGGGGATGTCGTTGTAGGTGGTCTTGCGGATGGGCACGCCGACGTCGCGGCTCTCCAGCTCGGCCAGTTCAAAAGCGCGCTCTTCCATCACATCGGCGATCTTGTGCAGGATGCGGGCGCGCTCGAAGTGGGGGGTGTGCGGCCAGGGGCCGTTGTCGAAGGCATTGCGCGCTGCTGCCACGGCCCGATCCACATCCGCGGTGCTGGCGCTGGCGACCCGGGCGATCAGCCGGCCCGTGGCCGGCTCGGTCACATCGAAGGTCGCGCCGCCCTCCGCGTCGCACCACTCGCCATTGATGAACAACTGGTGGTACGGAACATCGGTCTCATGGGTCTCAAGCGCCATCGCTTTGCTCCTTTGGCGATCCGTGTTATGGGCAGGAAATGCTGCTATGCGTTATCATAACACGCTGCGTCAAGAGGATGCAAGCGCCAGACTCTGTCGCCCAGGGTTGATGCACAGTCCGCCTCAGACGGGGGATTGGGGCGGCGTAGCCGTCCGATACGGTCATTTTGGGTTGGTTTTGGCGGCTACGCCCCGAAGAGTTCGCCTTAGCCCTGCACTGTCTCCGCCAGAGGGGAGGGTCCGGAAGGGCGCAGCCCTCCCGCATATTCGCGCCTACCGGCCCTGCCGCCAGGCGCGGATGATGCGCAGGTAGAAATCGGCCGGCAGGGGGCGACCGGCGGCGTCGGTGTAGGCCGCCGGGGCGACGGCGGTGCCTTCCAGCCATTCGTTCCAGGTCTCGATCAGCACCAGGTCGGCGTCTGCGGGCACCGCCGCCAGGCTGGCGCGCAGGAACGCGCCAGGCGCGCGAGGCCCGCCGCCGGGCGGCAGATCGCGCGGCTGGATGCGCGGCTCGCTGACCCACGGAATGCGCGAATTGTCGAAGCCCGGTCCAACACTGCTCACCTGGTAGCCGCGCAACTCGCCGGTGTAGGGGCCGTTGAGCGCCGTGCCCCAGCGATAGACGCCGTCGGCCACCTCAGCGGCGGCGGGAAGGCCGGCTGGCGGCGGTGCGCTCAGCCATGTCTCTTCCAGGATCAGCCACGGTTCCACGCCGAAGTCGGCGGCAAAGGCGCGCTTGACACTGTTCCACAACTCGCCGCCATACCCGATTTCATCGCAACAAATGGTGGTGTAAGTAATGATGATTGGCCTGCCATTGACCGTCGCCCACATCTCCCGCGGCACCCGCCGGAAGAAGTCGCGGATATGCCGGTCGTAGAAAAAGTAGCCGCTGCGCGGATCGCTCACCGGCATCCGCGGCGCGTCCGGGCCTGTCAGGTAGCCGTTTCCCAGATAGTCCTGAAACATGCCCTGCTGAGCGGTGGTGTCGAGAAACATCCCGATTCGCATAGGGCGCTCCAGAACGCCGTTCGCCTGAACCAGCAGATTGATGCGATCCTGCCGAAACCACGGATGCGGGTGGTCGCCCCAACTCACGGGGAAGACGATGTCAATCCCGGTAGCGGCCATAGTGCGAAGCTCTCGCTCATACCAGTCGTAGTTGTAGGAGGAATAGCTCGCCCCATCGCGCAGATCGGGGTCATCGGGCAGGGGAGTGATCCAGCCCGGCGGCAGAAAAGGCGTCTGGGTCGGATCACATTCCTGTTCAGGACAGTTGTACCAGTAGAAGAAGAAGGCGCCGAGCGGGGGCCGGCGTACCGGGGCCGCAGGGGTGGCTCGTGGCGCCACGGGCGTGTTCGGTGCAGGCGTGACGCTCGCCGGGGCCGTCACCGTCGCCGGTGGCGGCGCGGGTGGAGCAGCACAGGCGGCGAGCGCGAGGATTGCCAGGATGACGAGGATTACGTAGCGCGTGGTGGTAACCATGGACTAATGAAGTTCTTTGCTAAACTCACCCCCTCCCCAACCCTCCCCCGGCGGGGGAGGGCGTCCGGCTCCTCCCGCCGACGGGGTGCTGGGAGGCGGTGGAAAGGCAAGGAAACTTCGTTCACAGACTACAAATCCAAAATCCAAAATCCACAATTCAAAATCGCATCAGGCGTGCATCTCCCTCCCGGTGGCGATGATATCCGCCAGGACGGCAGCGGCGGTTACGGCGACGCCGGCGCCCGGCCCGCGAATGATCAGCGGGCGTTCGGCGTAGCGCGCAGTGGTAAAGCTGAAGAGATTGTCAGGACCACGCAGGTCGGCGAGGGGATGGCCGGCGGGCACGACCTGAAAGCCCACACTGGCGCCTTCAGGCGTGATGCTGGCAACATAGCGCAAGGCGCCGCCAGCGGCGCGCGCTGCGGCGACGCGTTCGGCCATCGGCGCGTCGAGTTCTTCCAGGCGGGCCATGAACTCGTGCAGTTCGAGCTGGGCAAACTCGGGCGGATACCACGGCTCCGGGGGGATCCGCTCGATGGTCCAGGGCTGGCCGCAGGTGCGCCCCAGAATGAGGGCCTTGCGCGCCACGTCCAGGCCGCTCAGGTCGTCGCGGGGATCAGGCTCGGTGTAGCCCAGGGAGTGGGCCTCGCGCAGGGCGACCGACAGGGGCTTGCCGGCTTCCAGTTCCGTACAGAGGTAGCCCAGGGTGCCGCTCATCACCGCCTCGATGCGTTGCACTTCGTCGCCGGTGTCGAGCAGACTCTGGAGGGTGCCGATGACGGGCAGCCCGGCGCCCACCGTAGCCTCGTAGCGCGTCGCGCCGTTCTCGGTCAGGGTGCGGAAATCGTGATATGAGGCGCAGAGGGGCTGTTTGTTGGCGGTTACCACGCGGTGGCCGAAGCGCACCGCATCGGCCAGGATCACTGTCGTGCCGCCATACGCCGAGACGTCCACGGCGATGCCTGGAGCGGAGATGGGCAGCACCCCCAGGCTGCCGCGGCGGGGCGCGCCCTGGTCGGCCAGGGTGCGCCCGGCGGTTTTGGCCTCCAGGATCTCCAGCACCGTCTCTCTGGGTAGCGGAGCGCCGGAGAAGAACATGCCGGTGCTGTCGGCAATCGCCAGATAGTCAATCGAAAAGCCGTAGCGCCCGATGATAGCATCGTGCTGGGCCAGGATTTGCCGCGCCAGTTCGCGGCCCACGCTGCCCAGGCCGATCTGGACGAGCTGAATACGTTTCATGGCTTCTCAGTGGTATGCTGCGGCACAATCGTCGCGGAGACAGGCTGGCCGTCTGAGCGTTGTTCCTCCAGGAGCAAGCGGTGCAGAGCGGAGTGGTCGAGTTCGCCGTAGCCGCGGGCCGCCAGCCGTTCGTAGCGTTCCAGGGTATCGTCGAGGTGCGGGAGGTGCAGGCCCGCGGCATCGGCAAGGTTTCGGGCCAGCCGGAGATCCTTGAGCTGGGTGCTGACCCGCCCTCCCGGCGTGTAGGCCCGCGCGGCCATACGCGCGCCATGGATCTGCAACACCTTCGAGTCGGCGAAGCCGCCGGCGAGCGCCTGCCGCAGCCGCGACGGGTCCAGGCCGCTGGCTTCGGCCAGCAGAGTGGCCTCGGCCACGGCTTCGATGGTCAGGCCGACGAGCAACTGGTTGATCACTTTGGCGGTATGACCGGCGCCGGGCCCGCCCAGATGGGTTACACGGCCCAGGGCCTCCAGCACAGGACGGGCGCGCGCTACATCGGCCTCGTTACCGCCGGCCATAATCGCCAGCGTCCCGTCTGCGGCCCCTTCCGGGCCGCCCGACACCGGCGCGTCTACCCAGCCGATGCCGCGGCTTGCCAGGCGCGCAGCGTGGACGCGTGAGCGCGCGGGGTCGGAACTGCCCATGTCAATAACCAGACGCCCCGGCGGCAGGTATGGCGCCAGGCCCTCCAGCACGGCGTCCACGGCGGGCGAATCGGCAAGCATGAAGATGCAGATGTCAGCAGCGGCGGCTTCGGCCAGACTCGCGCACAGGGGCAGCCCGGCCACCAGTTCCGGGGCCAGGGGCGAGCGGTTCCATCCGCATACCCGATGGCCGGCGCGGAGCAGGGTGCGCGCCATCGGACGGCCCATCAGGCCCAGCCCGAGCAGGCTGATCGACTCGCTCATCCGGCGCCTCCGAACGTGCGTTCCATCAGCTTCCGCATGCGCACAGCAGGATTGTTCGGCTCATATTGGACATCCTCCCACTGCAGGGCCTGACCGGCGGGGACAGAGTGGCGCAGGGCGAGGTCATGGGCCAGGCCGATGGGCAGCAGGCCACGCTCCAGCGAGGTGGCCGCGGGCAGCAACTTCCCGTAGACGGTATAGCCTCCCTCGCCATCGAGGCGCTCGCCCGCCGCCAGGTCGCGCTTGGCCACCGCCACCACGTCGCCGCGGAACGCAGTGGGGCGTCCGGTGGCCTCGCCGCGCAGTCCCACGCGCAGCACGCTCACCGCCAGCTCCAGACCGATCAGATGATAGGGCCGGTAAAGGGCGGTGTAGCGTCCGCTGGCATCAGTAACCAGGCCGTATTCGGCGAAGCATTGTTTGACATAATCATCGGGAGCGACAAAGGTAACGAACACCCCCCAGCGCAGATCGCGATACACCGGGCGGCCATCGCGCTCCAGGCTGCTGACCACCTCGACGGTGCCGGGGTGGGCGAGCTGGCCGCCGTCCGCCTCCGGGCGGCAGATGTGGGGCAGGTCGTCCACGCCGCAGGGAGGGAAGCGCAGTCCATCAGGCTGGGGGGTAAGCCCGCAGGCGTTGGCGACGGCGGCCATCTCAATCGCCGATTTGGTGCCATCGAGGAACGAGTTGAACATCTTCGGATTGAAGCTGCCCCGGGCCACCCGTTCGGGCGCCAGGCCGTAATGTTCCCAGACCGTTTCGGGGGTGGAGAAGTGGTAGGCCGGCAGGTAGCGGGCGCCCTTGCCAGCGCAGATCACCTCGAAGCCCGAAACACGGGCCCATTCCACCAGTTCGGCGATCAGGGCGGGCTGATCGCCATAGGCCAGGGAGTAGACCACGCCGGCCTCAGCGGCGCGGCGGGCCAGGATAGGGCCGGCGAGGGCATCGGCCTCGACGTTAGCCATGACGATATGGCGATGGTAATCAATCGCCAGCAGGCAGTGGGCGATCCCTGCCGCGGGCACGCCCGTGGCCTCAACAATCACATCCAGGCCCGCAGCGGCAATCAACGCTGCCGCATCATCGCCAACGTGGGTGGCGCCGGTGGCCAGGGCCTCGGCCAGACTGGCGGCGGCAAAGCGCTCCTCGGGCCAGCCGGCCCGCAGCAAGGCGCCGCGAGCGCGCTCGGGGGCCAGGTCCGCGACACCCAGCACGTGCAGGCCAGGCACGCGGCGGGCCTGGGCCAGGAACATCGTGCCGAACTTCCCGGCGCCGATCAACCCGACGCGCAAGGGCCGGCCCGCCTCGGCGCGGGCCGCGAGCAGCGAGAGCAGATCGCCGGACATAGGTTGCTCCCATTGCGTAGCTTGCGTGGTTATCCTGATTATCCCATAGTGTCGCCGATGCTTCAAGGGCGGATCGGTTTTCCCGTGCACCAGCGGGCGATGGCCGCGTGCCAGTCGCGCTCGATGGCGGTCAGAGGCGCTCCAGCCAGGCGCGGCCAGTCGCGGAGGCGGTAGCTGCTCTCGCGGTAGGCCCGATAGATGCGCCGCAGGGCCGCGGGCCGTTCGGTGAACAGGTAGTAGCTGAGGGCCCAGGCGGCATCGTAGTCGAACTCACCGTAGCGGTCGTACCCCTCGCGACGCGCCAGCAGTTCCGCGAGGGCCGGGAGCGCCGCTCGCGCGCACAGGCGCTGGAGTTGCGCCCGTCGCGGCGCCGGTCCAGCGGGACCGCTTCCGGCGAGCAACTCGGCCAGCCCTTCGTCGGCCCAGCCCCCAGGTTCGCGGTGGTAGCCCGGCGTGTGCCAGTTGCCGGGGAAGAGGTATGCTCCTGCCAGGTGGTGGCTCAGTTCGTGCCGCAGGGTCTCCTCCAGGCTGTTGGCGCTCTGCTCGGGCGTGCGGGCGTAGGTGTACAGCGTGGCAGTGGTCTCGTCATACACGCCGTCCACCTCTGCGCTGAAAGCGGTGAAGGCACGCAGATAGTCGCGGTAAATGCCCTGGCGGGAGAAGATCAGCACTGTGAGGGTTGCAGCGTCCTCACCGGGGATCGGCTCATCCAGCTCAGGCCCGACGATGGCAAAGAAGCGCCGCCGCGTCTGTTCGATCTCGGCCAGGAGAGGCGCAAGGCGCTCGGCGGGCAAACCGGAGCGGATGGTCACATCGCCGCTAGAAAGACCCTGGGGCAGGGCCAGAGCCTCGTAGTCGGCGCGCAGACGGTGCAGATGGGCCGTTCCTCCGGCCAGGCGATCCCGCCCGCGGGCGATGGCGGCCAGGGCTGTCAGGCTGGTAGGGTGGCCCTCGTTTGTGCCGGGGCCGGCGGGCGGCGGGTCATCGGGGGCCAGGCCGGGGGGCGGCTCAGCGCTCCACGCTGCGGCCAGGGCTGCGCCGAGCGTCGCTCGCGCGTCCGGGTCAAGCTGCGCGTTCCGCAGGTGGGCCACAGCCGTCGCGGCGGCAGCGCGCACGCCGGGATCGTCGGAGCGCAGCCCGGCCAGGATGAAGCGCCGGTCGGCGTCGGCGAGCGGGCCCGGTCGAGCATGGATCAGGCGGGCGCGCGCGCGGGCGGCCCGGTAGCGCAGAGTCGGCGCAAGCGCGGCGCTGGCGGCCAGCCGCTCCAGGGCCGGGGCGGCGCCGAAGTCTGGGTAAAGGAAGGTGTCGGCGATCCAGATCGCGTCCGCCAGCACCAGGGCATCGCGTTCGGCGGCAAGAATGTCGGCGAGGGTGGCGCGCAGGGCAGCGGCGCGAGCGCGCGTCACCAGTTCATAGGCGCGGCTGCCCGGTGGGGCCTCGGCGAAGCGCCCCAGCACTCGCAGGGCGTTGCGGCGCGCGCGGGCGTGGGAGCCATTCGCGGCCAGGTCAAGCAGCGCGTCGGTGAGGGCCGGGTCGGCGCGAGGGCGCAGGGCGACGGCGAGTTCTTCGGCGCAGGCATACCCGGCGCCGGGGAGGGCCTGCATCAGCGCTCCGGCGTCGGGGTAGGCCACCGCGGGACAGTTGGGGGTGCGGATAGGCGGCGCGCCTGGCGCAACCGCCAGGGGTAGGGCCGAGGCCGGGCTAGCCAGCAGCAACGTAAGGCAGATGAGAAGAACAAGGCGTTTTGTCGCCATGTGAAAAAACGCCTGGCACGCCAGGGTCCTCGGAAAGGCGCGGCCCTCACAGGGGCGGAAATGTTGCGGCGCCCATTCCACGCAACCGGAAGGTGGCATATCGTAGCGCAACCTTGCAAGGTTGCGCTACGATGACCTGACCAGACCCTGACGCTGCCACACGAACACCCCCGCCTGCCCGATACGGCCCGGCTCCAGCACGCAGAGGGCGCGGCGGTAGTCAAGGGCAACCCGGTTGAAGCGCGCAAGGACACCGTTGCCCAGATTGGCGCGCCCGGCGCGACCCAGGTCGCCGTGACCGCCCTCGGGGGCATCGAGGGCTACGTCACGCACCTCAAATGGCCCGATGCGCAGCCCGGCGGCCATGCCACGGCGCACGGCGCAACCGCTGGCGAAGCTGTGGCCCTCGCCGCTGGCGCTGTCGTGGCTTAACCCCGCGAGGTCGGCAAGATCGGCGCTTAGCGTGAGCGCGCCATTGGAGCCGGTGTCAATCGTCAGCAGGGGCAGCTCCAGGCAATGCCGGAGTGCGGCCGGGTCGCCTGCGGGGGCCAGCAGGCTGGCGTTGGCCAGGGCCGGAAAATGGTCGAAGAAATGCAACGGCAGGACAGCGCCCGTCTCACCAGGGTCGGGCGGCGCCAGATCGGGATGGTACAGGCGCAGGCGCCGTTCTGCATAGAGAATGTCGAGAGACAGGTTGCTGAGCACGTTATAGCCCAGCACCACGTCCACCTCAAAGGGAGCATGGCGCAGATCCACCGCCAGCGCGTAAAGATCGCGCAGGCACAACTCCCCCAGCCGCAACCAGGGCAGCACCGTTTCGGTGAACGGCACGCCATCGCTGGTGGCGTCGGAGCCGAGAGCAAAATCGCCGATGCGCAGGCCGAGACGCCGGGCCAGCCCCAGGTCAATTGCCGAGGGGTCAGTACCGGTATCAATCAGCACCGTAAGCGGGCGACCGCCCGGCCCCGCCGCGCTGCAACGCAGCACCTGCGGGCTGAAGCGCAGGGGTATGTCGGCGACGCCGCTTGGAGGAAAGTCGAGCCTGGTCCGATCATCAAGCATGCCGACATGATACCACGGGTGCGGAAGGTGTATGCTTGCTTCCGCGGGGGCGGGGGAGACCGCGTTTCCCTGCGCTCCGCGTCCAGTAGGAGGCCGCCTGGTCCTCACCATCCCCCTCCTCGCTGCGCTCGGCGCCCCCTTTCTCAGGTATAGGGTTTTCCAGCACATCCTCGCGTCGCATGGGCCATCCGGGGCATTGGGACGCCCAGCTTCCCCCTCTCCCGCTCAGGGAGAGGGGGGCAGGGGGGTGAGGATCGCAAGCGCAGCGGAATGCCGAAAACCTCTTCTCGCTCGAAAAACCCTACACCTGAGAAGAGCCGGGGAGAGGGTGAGGACCACTATCCGCCCATCTGGTTTGACATGCCCCCTGCCTGAGGTATAATGAAGCCATATCAACGGCGTTTTGATCCGCGTCCCCCCACGCGCTGCGCGGCGAGATGGAAGGAGACAGGCGTATGTTTGGCCTCGGCTGGGGTGAGTTGCTGATCATTTTGATAATCGTGATTGCCATTTTCGGCGCCGGGCGCCTGGCTGGCATCGGCGGCGCTCTGGGCAGCAGCATCCGCGAGTTCAAGAAGGCGGTCAAGGAGGATGATACGCCTGCGGTCAAGACTGAGCCGAAGGCTGAAGACGGGACCAAGGCGTAGGCGGCGCGTCGGAATGCGAGCCTTCCAGCGCGAGCAGGCCGCCTTAAGGTGGCCCATTCGTATTATTCCTCATCCCAGACGCTCAGGAGAGCTGTAGGGCGCCTGTCTTGCCGCAGGTTGAAGCGCGCCGTGAAGGTCAGGGGCGGAAAATCTTCCGCCCCTCTTTTGCGTAGCCGGGCGTCCAGGGGCGGCGCGGTGTTTCTCCAGGGTATGAGCAACCCTAAGTTATTGTTTTCAAGCATTGCTCAGAAAGCTTGACGCAACGACGCGAAGGCGCAACGTGTTCGTGGCAGTAATGCCGGGCCTTTGCGCCATCGCGTCCCGGCAGTCACGAGGGATCAGGTCTCAGTTCAAGGTATGTGAGTGATGCTGTAGTTGGTATGGCTGAAGATTACTACGACCGGGCGACAATTGTGGTGCGTTCAGGGGCCGGCGGGAATGGCGCCGCCACCTTCCGCCGCGAGAAGTACGTGCCCCGCGGCGGCCCCAACGGCGGCGATGGCGGGCGCGGCGGCCATGTCTACCTGGTGGCCGATCCGAACCTCAACACCCTGCTCCACTTCCGCTACGAGCGCAAATTTGTCGCCGAAGACGGCGGTCACGG
The nucleotide sequence above comes from Chloroflexaceae bacterium. Encoded proteins:
- a CDS encoding SAF domain-containing protein; its protein translation is MSGDLLSLLAARAEAGRPLRVGLIGAGKFGTMFLAQARRVPGLHVLGVADLAPERARGALLRAGWPEERFAAASLAEALATGATHVGDDAAALIAAAGLDVIVEATGVPAAGIAHCLLAIDYHRHIVMANVEADALAGPILARRAAEAGVVYSLAYGDQPALIAELVEWARVSGFEVICAGKGARYLPAYHFSTPETVWEHYGLAPERVARGSFNPKMFNSFLDGTKSAIEMAAVANACGLTPQPDGLRFPPCGVDDLPHICRPEADGGQLAHPGTVEVVSSLERDGRPVYRDLRWGVFVTFVAPDDYVKQCFAEYGLVTDASGRYTALYRPYHLIGLELAVSVLRVGLRGEATGRPTAFRGDVVAVAKRDLAAGERLDGEGGYTVYGKLLPAATSLERGLLPIGLAHDLALRHSVPAGQALQWEDVQYEPNNPAVRMRKLMERTFGGAG
- a CDS encoding aspartyl protease family protein; translated protein: MLDDRTRLDFPPSGVADIPLRFSPQVLRCSAAGPGGRPLTVLIDTGTDPSAIDLGLARRLGLRIGDFALGSDATSDGVPFTETVLPWLRLGELCLRDLYALAVDLRHAPFEVDVVLGYNVLSNLSLDILYAERRLRLYHPDLAPPDPGETGAVLPLHFFDHFPALANASLLAPAGDPAALRHCLELPLLTIDTGSNGALTLSADLADLAGLSHDSASGEGHSFASGCAVRRGMAAGLRIGPFEVRDVALDAPEGGHGDLGRAGRANLGNGVLARFNRVALDYRRALCVLEPGRIGQAGVFVWQRQGLVRSS
- a CDS encoding collagenase, with protein sequence MATKRLVLLICLTLLLASPASALPLAVAPGAPPIRTPNCPAVAYPDAGALMQALPGAGYACAEELAVALRPRADPALTDALLDLAANGSHARARRNALRVLGRFAEAPPGSRAYELVTRARAAALRATLADILAAERDALVLADAIWIADTFLYPDFGAAPALERLAASAALAPTLRYRAARARARLIHARPGPLADADRRFILAGLRSDDPGVRAAAATAVAHLRNAQLDPDARATLGAALAAAWSAEPPPGLAPDDPPPAGPGTNEGHPTSLTALAAIARGRDRLAGGTAHLHRLRADYEALALPQGLSSGDVTIRSGLPAERLAPLLAEIEQTRRRFFAIVGPELDEPIPGEDAATLTVLIFSRQGIYRDYLRAFTAFSAEVDGVYDETTATLYTYARTPEQSANSLEETLRHELSHHLAGAYLFPGNWHTPGYHREPGGWADEGLAELLAGSGPAGPAPRRAQLQRLCARAALPALAELLARREGYDRYGEFDYDAAWALSYYLFTERPAALRRIYRAYRESSYRLRDWPRLAGAPLTAIERDWHAAIARWCTGKPIRP
- the tatA gene encoding twin-arginine translocase TatA/TatE family subunit, whose translation is MFGLGWGELLIILIIVIAIFGAGRLAGIGGALGSSIREFKKAVKEDDTPAVKTEPKAEDGTKA